Proteins encoded together in one Cicer arietinum cultivar CDC Frontier isolate Library 1 chromosome 4, Cicar.CDCFrontier_v2.0, whole genome shotgun sequence window:
- the LOC101502337 gene encoding protein ALTERED PHOSPHATE STARVATION RESPONSE 1-like, whose protein sequence is MGCVASKLEEEEEVVAICRERKRQLKLAVEKRYELAEAHCKYFHSLNAVAASIKLFVARHSSPSSPFLITFPPPDSPTPSSTENVINNPMFLQQTPSETKHESIACDSCIASTTSESSEEDCEEKCEGECEGEREQQSEQSCGYYYMQMPMHMPVHMSMPMHMSMPPSMPSPQRDFGWDFFYPFDSVRQEVISGYHRNSDDDLRAVREEEGIPELEEEVEREELKHKVVVSVEEKSNEGGGKVMNMRGVDKVKVVDVNTENVGEQKGFGVLDTPAEGRELLEALKDIEDHFVRAYDSGKGVTKMLEANRIPLHSNLEEIKESSTKLINAITWKSMSSRSSSCKSLVVQNMKNSSNWVEYKNDLFDDYGGMDSGSHLLTLGRLYAWEKKLFEEVKAGDSTRKNYEKKCAQMRNKNVRGDDELSMDMTRAELKDLYAGILVAIRRAESISKRIQKMRDEELQPQVVELLKGLTQSWKIMLESHETQKKILSEVKYFTCPAYGKFCNQSRGLATLQLEAELHHWRACFREYTAAQKAYVQALHGWLSKFIVPEVEFYSRRKNVAVPFQVNGPPLFMICNDWLTSLRKLPDKTVSLALKSVVKDVKALWIQQNKEQQQKRKVESLTKELDRRYLGSYKLKTKLLELQVTDYKSEEGTVHEEECMMEKSDHLETLRRKLEVEKEKRDSCMQETQRMTLNGLQSGFSLVLESLTEFSKASQKMYNDLVTFSENSEKTGKFSYIEGGCNVEDNCNSHNGE, encoded by the exons ATGGGTTGTGTCGCCTCTAAActagaggaagaagaagaagttgtAGCTATCTGTAGAGAGAGGAAGCGCCAGTTGAAACTAGCTGTGGAGAAAAGGTATGAACTTGCTGAAGCTCATTGCAAGTATTTTCATTCTTTGAATGCTGTAGCTGCTTCCATTAAGCTTTTTGTTGCACGCCATTCTTCACCTTCTTCACCTTTCCTTATAACTTTCCCTCCTCCTGATTCTCCTACTCCTTCATCAACTGAAAATGTCATAAACAACCCTATGTTCCTTCAGCAGACACCATCAGAGACAAAACATGAATCTATTGCTTGTGATTCATGCATTGCTTCAACAACTTCAGAGTCTTCTGAGGAAGATTGTGAAGAAAAGTGTGAGGGAGAATGTGAAGGTGAGAGAGAACAGCAAAGTGAGCAGTCATGTGGTTATTACTACATGCAAATGCCTATGCACATGCCTGTGCATATGTCTATGCCTATGCATATGTCTATGCCACCTTCAATGCCATCTCCGCAGAGAGATTTTGGTTGGGATTTCTTTTACCCTTTTGACAGTGTGAGGCAAGAAGTTATCAGTGGCTACCACAGAAACTCAGATGATGATTTGAGAGCAGTGAGGGAGGAAGAAGGGATTCCAGAGTTGGAGGAGGAAGTGGAAAGGGAAGAACTTAAGCACAAAGTTGTGGTGAGTGTTGAAGAGAAGAGTAATGAAGGTGGAGGGAAAGTTATGAATATGAGGGGCGTTGATAAGGTGAAGGTTGTGGATGTGAATACTGAAAATGTTGGGGAGCAAAAGGGGTTTGGAGTTCTTGATACACCTGCTGAAGGGAGAGAGTTGCTTGAAGCTTTGAAAGATATTGAGGACCATTTTGTTAGGGCTTATGATTCTGGTAAGGGTGTTACTAAGATGTTGGAGGCTAATAGAATCCCCCTTCATTCTAATTTGGAGGAAATAAAAG AAAGTTCGACCAAACTGATTAACGCAATAACATGGAAGTCCATGTCATCTAGGTCGTCATCATGCAAGAGTCTGGTGgttcaaaatatgaaaaattcttcaaattgggTGGAATATAAGAATGATCTGTTTGATGATTACGGAGGAATGGATTCTGGAAGTCATTTATTAACCTTAGGAAGGCTATATGCATGGGAAAAGAAATTGTTTGAGGAGGTTAAG GCTGGGGATAGCACTcggaaaaattatgagaaaaaatGTGCGCAAATGAGAAATAAGAATGTTAGAGGAGACGATGAATTAAGCATGGATATGACTAGGGCTGAATTGAAAGATCTGTATGCTGGGATCTTGGTTGCAATTCGACGTGCAGAGTCGATCTCAAAGAGAATTCAGAAAATGAGAGATGAAGAATTACAGCCTCAAGTTGTTGAACTATTGAAAGG CCTGACACAATCGTGGAAAATCATGTTGGAGTCGCATGAAACACAAAAGAAGATTCTTTCTGAAGTCAAATACTTTACATGTCCTGCATATGGGAAATTTTGCAATCAATCTCGTGGGTTAGCAACTCTTCAGCTTGAAGCCGAGCTTCACCACTGGCGCGCGTGCTTTAGAGAGTATACTGCAGCTCAAAAAGCATATGTACAAGCTCTTCACGGATGGCTAAGTAAGTTCATAGTCCCCGAAGTTGAATTCTACTCGAGACGCAAAAATGTTGCCGTGCCATTTCAAGTCAACGGGCCACCATTATTTATGATATGCAACGATTGGTTAACTTCCCTGCGAAAGTTACCTGATAAGACGGTCTCACTTGCACTGAAAAGTGTCGTGAAAGACGTGAAAGCTCTTTGGATTCAGCAAAATAAAGAGCAGCAGCAGAAGAGGAAAGTAGAAAGCTTAACAAAAGAATTAGATAGAAGATATCTAGGGTCGTATAAACTGAAGACTAAGTTACTTGAGTTGCAAGTAACAGATTATAAATCAGAAGAGGGAACAGTTCATGAAGAAGAATGCATGATGGAGAAGAGTGATCATTTGGAGACACTGAGAAGAAAACTAGAGGTAGAGAAGGAGAAGCGCGACAGTTGCATGCAAGAAACGCAACGGATGACACTGAATGGATTACAATCGGGGTTTTCTCTAGTCCTTGAATCTTTGACAGAGTTCTCTAAAGCATCACAGAAAATGTACAACGATCTTGTAACTTTCAGTGAAAATAGTGAGAAAACCGGGAAATTTTCGTATATAGAGGGTGGTTGCAATGTGGAAGATAACTGCAACAGTCACAATGGAGAATAG
- the LOC101503848 gene encoding uncharacterized protein, with translation MDAFVDHYTVLGLPSGEEAANLTDKDINKAYKFKALELHPDKRPDDPNAASNFQQLRTSYDILKDEKARKLFDDLLRVKRDNQRRQSQRDGKRRKMVSDLEKREREAFSVDPAAKGKEEEERIAKQLKDEIARIRAMHAKKVVPDLGGMRESVGSGGGGGGVDQEKVLKVSWEKVGEDYSADKLRELFSKFGEVEDVVIKGSKKKGSALVVMATKQGALATTGSMIGHLANPLLVLPLKPAMAADSSSAPKSVEPDRLNKLVGAGYQAFEDSVLMKLQKAAAKQR, from the exons ATGGACGCATTCGTCGATCACTACACGGTGCTAGGGTTACCTTCCGGCGAAGAAGCTGCAAACCTAACCGATAAAGACATCAACAAGGCTTACAAATTCAAGGCTCTTGAACTCCACCCCGACAAAAGACCCGACGACCCCAACGCCGCCTCCAATTTCCAACAACTTCGTACCTCCTACGACATCCTCAAAGATGAAAAGGCTCGAAAGTTATTCGACGACCTTCTCCGCGTCAAGCGCGATAACCAGCGCCGTCAATCTCAGCGCGACGGAAAACGCCGCAAAATGGTTTCCGATCTCGAAAAGAGAGAGCGCGAAGCTTTTTCCGTCGATCCTGCTGCGAAGGGGAAGGAAGAGGAGGAGAGGATTGCGAAACAGTTAAAGGATGAGATTGCGAGGATTCGTGCTATGCACGCTAAGAAAGTGGTGCCGGATTTGGGTGGAATGAGAGAGAGCGTTGGTTCCGGCGGTGGTGGCGGTGGAGTTGATCAAGAGAAGGTTTTGAAAGTTTCGTGGGAGAAGGTTGGTGAAGATTATTCAGCGGATAAGTTGAGGGAATTGTTTTCAAAGTTTGGTGAAGTTGAAGATGTTGTTATCAAAGGGAGTAAGAAAAAGGGTTCTGCACTTGTTGTTATGGCAACTAAACAAGGAGCT CTTGCTACAACTGGAAGTATGATTGGTCATCTTGCTAATCCATTGTTGGTTTTACCTCTTAAACCGGCAATGGCGGCAGATTCTTCAAGTGCTCCAAAGTCTGTGGAACCTGATAGGCTTAATAAACTAGTTGGGGCTGGTTATCAAGCTTTTGAGGATTCTGTTCTTATGAAACTGCAAAAG
- the LOC101502961 gene encoding V-type proton ATPase subunit B 2 — MGVAQNIDMDDGTLEIGMEYRTVSGVAGPLVILEKVKGPKYQEIVNIRLGDGTTRRGQVLEVDGEKAVVQVFEGTSGIDNKFTTVQFTGEVLKTPVSLDMLGRIFNGSGKPIDNGPPILPEAYLDISGSSINPSERTYPEEMIQTGISTIDVMNSIARGQKIPLFSAAGLPHNEIAAQICRQAGLVKRLEKSENLLEGGEEDNFAIVFAAMGVNMETAQFFKRDFEENGSMERVTLFLNLANDPTIERIITPRIALTTAEYLAYECGKHVLVILTDMSSYADALREVSAAREEVPGRRGYPGYMYTDLATIYERAGRIEGRKGSITQIPILTMPNDDITHPTPDLTGYITEGQIYIDRQLHNRQIYPPINVLPSLSRLMKSAIGEGMTRRDHADVSNQLYANYAIGKDVQAMKAVVGEEALSSEDLLYLEFLDKFERKFVAQGAYDTRNIFQSLDLAWTLLRIFPRELLHRIPAKTLDQYYNRDAGN; from the exons ATGGGTGTGGCTCAGAACATTGACATGGATGATGGTACCTTGGAGATAGGAATGG AATACAGGACTGTATCCGGAGTTGCCGGACCATTGGTCATTCTTGAGAAAGTTAAG GGACCTAAATATCAAGAGATTGTCAATATTCGTTTAGGAGATGGAACTACCCGGCGTGGACAAGTTCTCGAGGTTGATGGCGAAAAGGCCGTTGTTCAG GTATTTGAAGGTACATCTGGAATCGACAATAAATTTACCACCGTGCAGTTTACTGGAGAG GTGTTAAAAACTCCTGTGTCACTGGACATGCTTGGGCGCATATTTAACGGTTCTGGAAAACCAATTGATAACGGTCCACCAATTTTACCCGAGGCTTACTTGGATATATCAG GGAGTTCCATCAACCCTAGTGAGAGGACCTATCCTGAGGAGATGATACAGACAGGAATATCTACAATTGACGTCATGAATTCTATTGCTAGAGGTCAAAAGATTCCCCTATTCTCAGCTGCTGGTCTCCCCCATAATGAAATTGCTGCACAGATATGTCGTCAAGCTGGCTTAGTCAAGCGATTAGAGAAGTCTGAAAACCTTCTTGAG GGTGGAGAAGAGGACAATTTTGCCATTGTTTTTGCTGCTATGGGAGTTAACATGGAGACTGCACAGTTTTTTAAGCGTGACTTTGAGGAGAATGGCTCGATGGAGAGAGTGACCCTTTTCCTTAATTTG GCAAATGACCCTACAATTGAGCGTATTATCACTCCTCGTATTGCTCTTACTACTGCTGAATATTTGGCTTATGAATGTGGCAAGCATGTTCTCGTGATACTAACAGATATGAGTTCTTATGCCGATGCTCTTCGTGAG GTATCTGCTGCCCGAGAAGAGGTTCCAGGAAGACGTGGTTATCCCGGTTATATGTATACAGATCTTGCAACAATTTATGAGCGTGCCGGAAGAATTGAGGGACGTAAAGGCTCTATTACCCAAATTCCAATTCTAACCATGCCAAATGATG ATATTACACATCCAACTCCTGACCTTACCGGATATATCACTGAGGGGCAGATATACATTGATAGGCAGTTGCATAATAGACAG ATATACCCACCAATCAATGTCCTCCCATCACTATCTCGGTTGATGAAG AGTGCTATTGGGGAGGGAATGACTAGAAGGGATCATGCTGATGTGTCTAACCAG cTCTATGCAAATTATGCCATTGGAAAGGATGTCCAAGCAATGAAAGCTGTTGTTGGAGAAGAAGCACTTTCATCTGAGGACTTG TTGTATCTGGAATTTCTGGATAAGTTTGAGAGGAAGTTTGTCGCCCAGGGAGCCTATGACACCCGCAATATATTCCAGTCTCTAGATCTTGCATGGACTTTACTTCGGATTTTCCCTCGTGAGCTTCTTCATCGTATACCAGCCAAGACTCTTGACCAGTATTACAACCGGGATGCTGGTAATTGA
- the LOC101503512 gene encoding protein CHAPERONE-LIKE PROTEIN OF POR1, chloroplastic codes for MAATIPVRPDRISAGSSXPRPPPVRRLGKPILTEPWRTSPLQTRWTHASTRSVGPVQASSRADDSVPFEMSVENALKLLGVSEGDSFDDILRAKNSIVASCKDDQETIAQVEAAYDMLLMQSLTQRRAGKVVSSSVRYADVKRVQSQVVGSMPQWMQSSMKNAPVSIESPSTSDFGIQAGVYGALMGLTYISGSSMPSAGYAGADVPGLLLAGSFGASLYFMTKRNVKLGKATIITIGGLIAGAVVGSAVENWLQVDIVPFLGIHSPAAVVSEVIIISQFLVSLYLR; via the exons ATGGCTGCAACTATCCCCGTCCGGCCCGACCGTATCTCAGCCGGTTCATCTTN CCCTAGACCACCACCGGTTCGTCGACTCGGAAAACCTATCCTAACTGAACCCTGGCGCACCTCGCCGTTACAAACACGGTGGACACACGCGTCAACGAGGAGCGTGGGACCGGTTCAGGCGAGTTCGCGTGCGGATGACTCGGTGCCGTTTGAGATGTCGGTGGAAAACGCACTGAAGCTGTTAGGTGTATCGGAAGGAGATTCGTTCGACGATATACTACGCGCCAAGAACTCCATCGTCGCTTCCTGTAAGGATGACCAGGAAACCATTGCACAG GTCGAGGCTGCATATGACATGTTACTTATGCAGAGCCTAACTCAGCGGCGGGCAGGAAAAGTAGTGAGCAGCAGTGTCCGTTATGCTGATGTAAAGCGTGTCCAGTCCCAGGTTGTGGGATCAATGCCTCAATGGATGCAATCCTCCATGAAGAATGCACCAGTTTCAATTGAGTCACCTTCCACCAGTGATTTTGGTATACAAGCTGGAGTATATGGTGCACTGATGGGTTTAACCTATATTAGTGGTTCTTCTATGCCCTCTGCAGGTTATGCCGGGGCTGATGTTCCAGGACTTCTCTTGGCTGGTAGCTTTGGAGCTTCCCTGTACTTCATGACCAAAAGGAATGTTAAGTTAG GGAAGGCAACTATTATAACCATAGGAGGGCTCATAGCTGGCGCCGTTGTAGGGTCAGCTGTAGAGAACTGGTTGCAGGTAGATATTGTCCCATTTCTGGGCATACACTCCCCTGCTGCTGTTGTTAGTGAAGTCATAATTATCTCTCAATTCTTGGTTTCTCTGTACCTAAGGTAG